GCcccaaacacaaatgtctgtccCTCTGACGCACTGGACAATAGCAAACAACAAtcgaatgaaagagaaaaaaaacaagactaaaAGTTTAAAGCAAACAACTACTTGTCTCAGCAGAACTGTGTGGGTGTCGTCAAACAGCCCTACAATAaatctgatttttaaaatgttcctaAACCTGATGGGTGCGTGATTGACAATCTGCTGTCAAAAGCCGCCATGTTGTCAAATATATATTGCAGATTGTAAAGATAGAGGTTGACGGTGACAGTGAGATAAAGCTGAACACACACCATGACCTACATGCCACAAATTTACAGTCTACGTTAAGGAAAACAGCTTAATAACCCCAAGTCCTGCTTTAATTTGCCTTCAGGCCTGATCAGATCATGGTAACTGTGGTGAAGTCAATATAGCTTCAATATAGCTTCTGCACAAGGCTCCCACAAATAATGAGGAGTGCAAAATGCCTTTAGTTAGAAATACAGACACAGGCCTCATGGAGGATGATCTGGTGGTGGCTGTTACCAGAAACCAAGAGCTGTGGTTACCAGGAAACCAAAACATTGTACATTGTACATTTTACTGGTATGTTGAGTGTCAAACTCCAATATATGTTGATTAACAACTTATACTCATTGTATTAAAAACTGTAGTatggaaaatgaagaaaaatgtcagaCCAGACTCTCTTTCATTTGTTATGTCATAGAATACAAATCGAGTTCCAAAGGGGGAAACTTATTGAGACCTCACTGAATTTAACCACAGTTTTCTCGAAACAAAATGCTTTCATTTTCTACTGCAAGAAGTGTCTTCAGTGGACGTTCAAACTGAATTCAAGCATTGTCTCTGTTATACAGAAGAGCAGcatgtatttaaacattatttaatcCTTCAGCCATAGGCAAAGCATCAAAACAAATCTACATTCAATTCAATAATATATGGCATCAACCATAAGTGTAAATAAGACTTAATCAAACAtcatctttaaatataaagtaagtCACGTGAAAGGTTTTTGCAGTGTCATACTGATAACATATGCAACTGTCATGTCACCAAATGTACTGTACTGTCTTAAAAAAAATTTCACATGCAACATTAGGCATCATACATATACCATGATTCTCTCAGTGCCACCCAACTCAGGGATTGAAAAcatcaatatattatttaatgttCCAGACACTGACTTCTTCAGGTAAGATTGTGCTTTCTAGAAGTGCTACCTGATATCTTCAATTCGATTCTAAAATGCTATTTTATGATTCAATAAAATgctaagaaaatgaaaagaaaatactttcaACTGATTGTCAGAGTTTCTGAAGACCACTTTGAGGCTTCTCTGTTGttgaatcatttttctttttaaaaagacttTTGAGCTTCAGGGATTTCTTGCTCTTTTCTTTATCCTTGCTCCTCTCTTCTCCAGTCTCAGAAGGGGATGTCAGAGATGGAATGGCAACCCTtggtggaggcagaggaggctcCGCGTCTGCTGGCAGTCTGGCCTGAGGAGGTGTTGGAGGGTTGCAGGATTTCTCAAGGATTCCATCATACACGAGCTGGCTCAATGGACCAGCGTTGAACAGATCTGATGATGTCCACGGCCCCTGGGAGGTTACCATAAGGTCTGGCTGTCCAAACCGACCTAAAGATGAACTTGATTCAGATGCTCCAAACTCCTCCTTCTGTGTTGGATGTTTAGGTATGTCTACCGGACCATCAACTCTATCCCTGATTTTTCCTGCGGGATTGTCAACTGCACTGTCTGTGTCATCTCTTGCCATTCTTGGAATTCTCCGTCTGAGAGAACCAGCAGACAACtcatgttcatttctcagaaTCTTCCGGTTTGCTGGTTCTAAACTAAACTCTGCAGAGGACGAGGTATCCATAAGGGCATCAAGTTTCTCTCTGGATAGCATCTTTTGGGAAGCAGGATCTGTACAATACTCCAACTCATCCCGTGAGATCCTTCTTGGTGTTCTAGTTGTCTCAACCATTTTGTCCACTGTTAATGCCCTCACAGGGGAATCAAGCTGACATTCCCCTTTATTCCACGAAAGCTTTCTAGAACCTGTGTCTATGGAAATACCTATAGAAtttcttgttatttttctgGGTACTAAGTCAAACGGATGCTCAGCATCatcttgtgttatttttcttaaGCTGCTGTCAAATGAAGTCCCCATCATATCTCTGGATATCTTCCTTGGTGCCTGTTTATCTGCTGATGCTTCTAATTCATTCCAAATAATCTGTCTAACATCCATTGGTAAATCACTTATTTCTCTGTATATACTCCTTGAAGAAGTGTCACTTAAATCCCCTATTGTATCTGTATCTGTCTCTGCTTTCCAGGATGAAATATCTATCAAAGACTCTTCTTTAGACATCTTCAAAGATTCTAAAGACGAATCCAGCAATTTGTCTTTTCCCATCTTCCTACAGACAACATCTACTTCAAGCTCTTCTGTTGAAACTTTACGAACTGGAACACCAACCTCTACTTCTTTGCTCAAAGGCTTTGAAACCGAGGGATCTGAAAGTAGCTCAGTTTCATCATGATAAAGTTTTTGAGAGGAAGCATCGACAGTGGGATTACGGTACATTttgctgagaggaggagaagtcaTGTACTCTGTGTCTGAGTACTTCTCTTGGGAGTCTCTATTAGTGAGAGAAAGGAATGGAAGAAAAGGGGGAGGCAGAAAGGAGGGAAGGAATTACTCTATGAACAAACATCAATACAGGTGCTGCTGAAACTGTTTAAAACCACTAAAAGTTCTTGGCAAGGAGACGTACTGTTTCTTTAGTGTTTTACGGAAGAAGCTTTCTTCCTCATCAAAGCAAGGGTAAGGACCTCGGATGGGGATGAGAAGGTCAGGGTCTTGGGAGATCATGGTAGTCAGTGGCTGAGTAATGACACCAGGACGACGTGGCCGACACACGGTAGATCCCTGTCTTCGAGGAGAACGCTTCAGTGGTGCAACTGGAACAACAATCCAAATATAACAGAACAGTGTTGTAGTGTAACTCCAGGCACAGAAAACATGTTCCTAATTGTTCAGCTAGTTGGACGTTGGTGAGGTAACCACCAACATGCTAGTCAGCCATAAACATGCTAATGCCAGTCAATCACAATACGATTGCACTTCCTTCCTATATTAGTGGCCTTACATTAACtataataaatgattaaagtatttatgtgtttaaaattCACAATAACGTcttgtataaaatataaataaagaggtTCAGTGGAAATGTTTGGGAAACAAGTGCGAAGCGAGTAGCCAATAAGGGACTGTTGCTGGGGAAGATACGTATATAGCAAAATAAATGTGGCCAATCAACATTATCGAAAATAATGCCCGAAGGGTGATTCTGATAGCGGCCAAGCCCGGTCTCTCCACAGTGGTGGAGGAAATCAGATGGTACTAGTGACAATGATGGCCGTGGGTACGCACGAAACAGCATCGCAGCCGCCAAATAGAAAAAAGCTCAAAATTCCTGCTTCTTACCTGTCATCTGTGGTAAGATTGGTGATTCTTCTAAAAGATCCTCTATAGATCCATGTACAGAGCTATGGCATGAACAAGGTGGCTGGGGCACTCGGGGCAACCCCAGGGCAATTGAGTCTGAGTAGAGCTGAGCAGTGAGGTTTGCAAGACCGGAATTCCTAATTATGGGAAAGCCGCAGAGGCGCTCAACATGCTGCCAGCGATGGAGTCGCTCCCGCAGGCAGGCTGTTACTTCAGACAAGGCATTCCTTAACGAGATACAAAGACGTTTGTCAAATACATTACATATTGCATATTGACTGGAACAGAACTGGCACAGGTAATTCTGTCACTCACTTTGCTTGCAGGATCTTGTGGTCGACCTGATCTAAAGAGGAGCTGTGGGCAACATGGAGAGTCCCCAGCAGTGAACTCCTCTTCTTCTTAATCTTCTCTGCCTGCAAGGAAGTAAAGGCAGTGGATCAGTCAACAGCAAGTAGGTTGTCTAGAACAGATGAGCTCCATATCCATTGGAACTCATTTCAATTGTCTCACCATGACCAGTCACACAAtcatgaaagatgaaagataaaatgttGATTCACTATTTTCCAtgtttttcaaatattcttctttaGACATTACCTCTTCCTTGGCGATGGAGAGTTGCAGTTCTGCACTCTGCTTCTTGACGTTGTAGTACTGGACCTCTACTTCATGCGTCAGCTGGAGCCACTGCTGCAGAACCTCTGAGACAGTCCAGCTTGCCTGCATGTCCTTCTCCGCCTGCTTCAGTGCCCCGCGGACCTAAATGGATACCATTGGTCAAATGTTCGACACCAACAACTGGTGAAAACTGGTTTTCATTGGTtcaaacaacagcaaaacaaagctTCTTAATTCtgcaaatgtgttgttttctctcgGTGTGCGAATGGTGCATTGCGTCTACCTGTTCCAGCTCTTCCTCTGCATACCGCAGGCGGCTGAGCTCAGTGACAGCACCCTGCCTCAGCTCATGCAGACGATAAGCCTCCTCCTGTGCTCCCATGATCTCGtccctcatcttctcctccaggtTCTGTTTCTCCTCCGCAACATTACGCTTCTCTTCCTGGGCTCTCTCCAGCCTGAGAAAGTGTAAAAGTTATTGGTATAACTCCACAAGACTACGAGTCATTTATATAATGCACTGCAGgtgacagacaaagaaaaactccTGGTTACTCACTGTTCCTGTAAATCTATGAGGCTCTGCTCAGCCCTCTGAAGACTTTCCAAATCTTTCATCATCTTGGTTATGTGGACTTTACTGGCTTTGTTCTGGGCCTGAGCAAACCAGCAGCCTCCAACTCCCATCACCACTGACACAATGAGCACCAGGTCCTTCATGTAATTATGAGGACCTGTGGTTGAGTGAAAAGATGTGAAGTTACGGTGGATGTATCATAAATGAATCAGAAGTGAAGAGATAAAGGTAAAGTATGCCAGATTAGACTTTTACTCaaacactgtgcatgtgtttagaaatgttattaataacatttatattcactctgtttttaattAAGTGTTATTACTATGACTTTCTTAGTGGAACGGTACAAAAGCAGTTGTTGTCAGTTAAGTATCAGATAACCAGGGTGAAATCTAAAgagacaagaacagaaacagatacATTCAAGAGACATAAGAGTTGGGGGAGTGTGAGGGCTTGTTCGTACGTGCAGGCGGTCCGAACAGCACCACGTCCAGAGCTTTGATGTTGAgcttctgtttgtctctctggtCCTGAACTCTCAGCTGGACGCTCAGGAATGAAGGCTCATTAGCAGCGATCCTGCGCACAGACGTCACAGGCAGTACATGTTCACCACGTTGCTGTGGCTCTTAACAACATACTTACTTTGACATCACAACACAAGAGAGTTCTTTTTGGTTGATTTTAGCTCCGTCGTTGGCCATGCTCACCTGGGGAGTGTGTTTCCGTTGACCTTGAAGTCTTTGAAGTTTCTCTCATACTGCGGCAACTCAACAAAGTCCTTCAGCCAGCGAAGCACCTCATCTTGAGTCCAGTTGTGTACTGAAAAACAAGacgatgaaagaaaacaaagaaggtAAAGACAAAGTGggcatctacacacacacagaaacaaacacacactctctctctttcacatacacacacacaccttcagatGACTTCCAGCCCCTCCAGAGCTCCTCAACCGTGATGTGTTGGTCTTCTCTGTGCAGGTTGCTGTGTTTGTTggtgtgctgctgcttcatgtcTTCGATGATAAACTGCAAAAAATGGAGGGACACAGGAATAAAGTTGAGATTTTCAGATACAGACATTAAGGAGCGAGGTCAGGAGAACCTAGTCATCCAAAATAAACAAGTGTGTGATGATCCGCAGGCATAAAGAGTGGGTGTTTTGAGACTATATTTATCTATAATGGACACAGAAGCATGAGTGTGTATTACGGACTCCAGCGAATGCATgcttgtggttgtgtgtgttagGGCTGTCTTGGAATGTGTCCTTGGCTGTAAACGGAGGCTTCATATGATGGCTGGAGGAATCTCGAGGCTGCGCTGTGTTCTGATGATCCTAGGCCCTTCCCCTTGAGTTTCTATGGCAACCGCAACCTGAGCCCCTGGATACTGTATCCGTGCACTGCATTCTGGACGGCGAAGGCATTCAAGAATTCTGGGTTTACTACCGATGTCACATACAAGTAGACTCTCTGAACAcaatttctctctgctctgaatGTAATCTTCTCAGAAATATTTATCCGAACACAAAAAGACATTGtgattttttatatataaaaatatatattattacatttctgcaAAAAGAAACAATGCATATTAACTTCATTTAGAAAAAAGATTACGtgatatttagtttttgtttggtttttaattggataaaaaaagtcTTGCAATGAACAAGCAGATAAAAAGTTCTTCTCTTATTTGCAACttactgaagaaaataaaaggttgATCAGGAAACATTGAGAGGACTCACACTCTTAAGCGCAACTGTGAAGGTCACCAGTGTTTCGGTATTCTTTTAGTCCAAACAAATTTTGTCACAGAGCCAAAAGCAAAAGTTATACTGTTACTATCCTTGAAGCAG
This is a stretch of genomic DNA from Paralichthys olivaceus isolate ysfri-2021 chromosome 8, ASM2471397v2, whole genome shotgun sequence. It encodes these proteins:
- the stim2a gene encoding stromal interaction molecule 2 — encoded protein: MLPLSPLLLLVFPAAIFVAAQGAGDLQGVSLPDGSAGFDPTDPCTVVTPPCLSEADRYSLEALQIIHHIMDDDQDGGIEVEESVEFIIEDMKQQHTNKHSNLHREDQHITVEELWRGWKSSEVHNWTQDEVLRWLKDFVELPQYERNFKDFKVNGNTLPRIAANEPSFLSVQLRVQDQRDKQKLNIKALDVVLFGPPARPHNYMKDLVLIVSVVMGVGGCWFAQAQNKASKVHITKMMKDLESLQRAEQSLIDLQEQLERAQEEKRNVAEEKQNLEEKMRDEIMGAQEEAYRLHELRQGAVTELSRLRYAEEELEQVRGALKQAEKDMQASWTVSEVLQQWLQLTHEVEVQYYNVKKQSAELQLSIAKEEAEKIKKKRSSLLGTLHVAHSSSLDQVDHKILQAKNALSEVTACLRERLHRWQHVERLCGFPIIRNSGLANLTAQLYSDSIALGLPRVPQPPCSCHSSVHGSIEDLLEESPILPQMTVAPLKRSPRRQGSTVCRPRRPGVITQPLTTMISQDPDLLIPIRGPYPCFDEEESFFRKTLKKQDSQEKYSDTEYMTSPPLSKMYRNPTVDASSQKLYHDETELLSDPSVSKPLSKEVEVGVPVRKVSTEELEVDVVCRKMGKDKLLDSSLESLKMSKEESLIDISSWKAETDTDTIGDLSDTSSRSIYREISDLPMDVRQIIWNELEASADKQAPRKISRDMMGTSFDSSLRKITQDDAEHPFDLVPRKITRNSIGISIDTGSRKLSWNKGECQLDSPVRALTVDKMVETTRTPRRISRDELEYCTDPASQKMLSREKLDALMDTSSSAEFSLEPANRKILRNEHELSAGSLRRRIPRMARDDTDSAVDNPAGKIRDRVDGPVDIPKHPTQKEEFGASESSSSLGRFGQPDLMVTSQGPWTSSDLFNAGPLSQLVYDGILEKSCNPPTPPQARLPADAEPPLPPPRVAIPSLTSPSETGEERSKDKEKSKKSLKLKSLFKKKNDSTTEKPQSGLQKL